A DNA window from Solanum lycopersicum chromosome 3, SLM_r2.1 contains the following coding sequences:
- the LOC101250865 gene encoding protein DOG1-like 3: MANSSSNRKNEENLYNSWMNNQQEELKELQNAIVRARKNELNDDELNELLRKMVNNFQGYANSRSRLARVDVSPFFAPTWCTPLENSVLWIGGCRPSTFIRLIYALCGIEIQSHTARYLQGMKIGEFGHLSGEQITMIDKLQRQIILEERRFSSRLASLQEDVVDQPFAMAARIYDTERGENEIGPLNKHGEDMSNLLEEVDELRMKTLKEILGILTPIQGVEYLAATKRIRLCLQQWGEKREQEHNSNNN; encoded by the exons atggcaAATTCAAGCTCCaatagaaaaaatgaagaaaatttatacaattcatGGATGAACAATCAACAAGAAGAACTAAAAGAGCTTCAAAACGCCATCGTTCGTGCTCGAAAAAACGAGCTAAACGACGACGAATTGAATGAGTTACTAAGGAAAATGGTGAACAACTTCCAAGGGTACGCGAACAGCCGTAGTCGACTCGCGAGAGTCGACGTGTCGCCGTTCTTTGCCCCTACTTGGTGCACCCCATTGGAAAATTCGGTCTTGTGGATAGGAGGGTGTAGGCCATCTACGTTTATACGGTTGATTTACGCGTTATGTGGAATCGAAATCCAGTCTCATACCGCAAGATATTTACAG GGTATGAAAATTGGAGAATTTGGTCATCTTTCTGGTGAGCAAATTACCATGATTGATAAGTTACAAAGACAAATTATTTTAGAAGAGAGAAGATTTTCTTCAAGGTTAGCTAGCTTGCAAGAAGATGTTGTTGATCAACCGTTTGCTATGGCTGCCAGAATTTACGATACTGAACGAG GCGAAAATGAAATCGGGCCCTTAAATAAACATGGTGAGGACATGTCAAATTTACTAGAAGAAGTTGATGAGTTGAGGATGAAGACACTAAAGGAGATATTGGGCATATTGACACCAATTCAAGGTGTGGAATACTTAGCAGCAACAAAGAGAATAAGGCTATGTTTGCAACAATGGGGAGAAAAGAGGGAACAAGaacataatagtaataataattaa
- the LOC101251153 gene encoding protein MALE DISCOVERER 2-like, whose protein sequence is MRRRWNIYGIKLLFLTILILLLEVHECCTLNSEGLSLFEFKLNVYSDPNGVLENWNADHCDPCMWSGVECLDSKVHMLNLHGCSLEGTLASELGNLTHLRSLVLSGNHFFGAIPKEFGRLGMLEVLDLRDNNLSGTIPAEIGDLQSLRILLIHNNNFEESVPLEIGKLHVVTELQFDENLTSAFASGTLCIRKFRHCIWQGSMKPFKTITSLIEPIKCTLMHYLSFFQLPSLGTGFMVDQKDCSDSLPRLSRPHIIQTIQHQEEIARRKLAEQSSNLAAAPANIKGPLGPVIQMPRSSGSFRAVPNSDGKHPTNLPSPPPPHESQDKLHPAGQSASAVKQSPAAKNPTNSQGPPAGKSESTWKYVVGICIGVVLLILVASVFLICRIRAARTIVPWKTGLSGQLQKAFVTGVPKLNRSELETACEDFSNIITSGNSYIVYKGTLSSGVEIAVISTTISSLQDWSVHSETAFRKKIDTFSRVNHKNFVNLIGYCEEDEPFTRMMVFEYAPNGTLFEHLHVEEADHLDWPARMRTVMGTMYCLQYMHELNPPVPHCNLNSKSIYLTDDYAAKITEIDFWSELTAKSKSSSDDLENSVLPPLADPETNVYSLGVLLIEIISGKSPYSEEKESLLNWAAQYLRHDKQNIASLVDPSLKSFKNNELMVICEVIEQCLQEDPRKRPTIKESIDKLREAIDVSPNAAVPRLSPLWWAELELLSSEAA, encoded by the exons atgaggcgtagaTGGAACATTTATGGAATCAAGTTATTGTTTCTCACCATTTTGATTCTTCTTTTGGAGGTTCATGAATGTTGCACTCTGAATTCTGAAG GATTGTCGTTGTTTGAATTCAAATTGAATGTATATTCTGATCCAAATGGAGTTCTTGAAAACTGGAATGCTGATCACTGTGACCCGTGCATGTGGTCTGGTGTCGAGTGCCTGGATAGTAAAGTGCACATGTT AAATCTCCATGGATGTTCTTTGGAAGGAACACTGGCATCCGAGCTTGGAAATCTTACTCACTTGAGATCACT TGTGCTCTCAGGGAATCATTTTTTCGGTGCTATTCCTAAAGAATTCGGAAGACTTGGTATGCTGGAAGTGCTTGACTTGAGGGATAATAATCTGAGTGGAACAATTCCAGCAGAAATAGGAGACCTGCAATCACTAAGAATCTT GTTGATTCATAACAATAACTTTGAGGAGAGTGTTCCTTTGGAAATTGGGAAGCTTCATGTAGTCACAGAATTACAATTCGACGAAAATCTCACTTCTGCTTTTGCTTCTGGAACTCTCTGTATAAGAAAATTTCGTCATTG CATCTGGCAAGGCAGCATGAAACCATTCAAGACGATAACTTCCTTGATTGAACCAATAAAATGTACACTTATGCATTACCTCAGTTTCTTCCAACT gCCATCTCTTGGAACGGGCTTTATGGTTGACCAAAAAGACTGCTCTGACAGCCTTCCAA GGTTATCCAGGCCTCACATTATCCAAACTATACAACACCAAGAGGAGATTGCACGCCGTAAGTTGGCTGAACAATCCAGTAACCTTGCTGCTGCTCCAGCTAATATCAAAGGACCATTGGGTCCTGTCATTCAAATGCCAAGGAGCAGTGGGTCGTTTCGTGCGGTGCCAAATTCCGATGGAAAACATCCTACAAATTTACCATCACCACCTCCACCGCATGAGTCTCAAGACAAACTACATCCTGCGGGACAGTCTGCAAGTGCTGTAAAACAGTCGCCTGCTGCGAAAAATCCAACTAATAGCCAAGGCCCCCCTGCTGGAAAATCGGAAAGTACTTGGAAGTATGTAGTTGGGATTTGCATTGGAGTAGTTTTGCTCATTCTTGTTGCTTCTGTGTTCTTAATCTGCCGAATCAGAGCAGCTAGAACAATTGTCCCTTGGAAGACTGGATTGAGTGGACAGCTGCAAAAAGCATTTGTTACAG GAGTTCCAAAACTGAACAGGTCCGAGCTTGAAACAGCATGCGAGGATTTTAGCAACATTATTACCAGCGGCAATTCATATATAGTATACAAGGGCACACTGTCTAGTGGAGTGGAGATTGCCGTTATCTCAACTACTATAAGTTCTCTGCAAGATTGGTCCGTGCACTCGGAAACAGCCTTCCGGAAGAAG ATCGACACATTTTCACGAGTGAACCACAAGAATTTTGTTAATCTTATTGGATACTGCGAGGAGGATGAACCTTTCACTCGGATGATGGTCTTTGAGTATGCTCCTAATGGAACTCTTTTCGAGCATCTTCATG TTGAAGAAGCTGATCATCTGGACTGGCCTGCGAGGATGAGAACCGTTATGGGTACAATGTATTGTCTTCAATACATGCATGAATTAAACCCCCCAGTGCCACATTGCAACTTGAATTCTAAATCCATATATTTGACCGATGATTATGCTGCTAAG ATCACAGAGATTGATTTCTGGTCAGAACTAACAGCCAAGTCGAAGTCCTCTAGCGATGATTTAGAGAATTCTGTGCTGCCACCGCTTGCTGATCCTGAGACTAATGTCTATAGCCTTGGGGTTcttttaatagaaataatttCTGGCAAATCACCTTATTCAGAAGAAAAAGAGTCTCTTCTAAACTGG GCGGCACAATATTTACGTCACGACAAGCAGAATATCGCCTCTTTGGTGGATCCATCATTGAAGTCTTTCAAGAATAATGAGCTTATGGTTATTTGTGAAGTAATTGAACAATGCCTTCAAGAAGATCCAAGGAAGAGACCAACTATCAAAGAATCCATTGATAAATTAAGGGAAGCAATTGATGTATCGCCAAATGCTGCAGTTCCAAGGCTTTCTCCTCTGTGGTGGGCTGAACTCGAGTTGTTATCCAGCGAGGCAGCGTGA